A segment of the Trifolium pratense cultivar HEN17-A07 linkage group LG7, ARS_RC_1.1, whole genome shotgun sequence genome:
aaattgcatttaattttctctctctacccttttctcaataaacaacaaccaataaaaattgtttttacatcttcctatgcaacttattccaaggaaaacccacaaaaacatatttgaaattttcatgttttactttttcttaataagtgtgatttttttattttctcttataattcgggacggagagagtataatatttttactatgattgttatttatatattaaaatttttactttgattaaattataaatctattaactttttaagtagtttaagtTTCtcaatctacattagtttttaacatgtattattataaattagaattgaaatatgatgacgtATATAATcaaattctttaaaataacatgttaaatatcaaaagaaacatttgtttattagttcataagaatatttaaaaataaatatattatttatttaaatatgtttatatGAAATAAGCGTATATAAACAGGCTAACAACAGGCCACGCTAAGCTTTTAAAAGGTCAGACTCAGACCTAAAAAATTAAGCCTATAATAAGCCACAAGTCAAattcagaccttcgattttttgacacgTCAAACTTAAACTTAGGAAAATCTAGTTCGACCTAGCATATTCCCACTCTATTGTGAGCAATAATGATCCAAATGCACCCTTAAGTAATGACACAGATGCAAAGTCCAAAATTGCAGCGTAAACGGATGCAAATAATTAGTGCTATAAATGTTACTGAAATTCCATCCATGTGCCAACGAGAACTAAGACTTATCCTCAATTAAATGCCAATTTCATGACCATCAAATTAATTCTAGTACCACCAAGTTGTTCAAGTTATTCAAGTACCACCAAGTTGTTCCAATTCTTTCATAACCATAAGTGGCCTTCAACCCATTTGagttggtctggtggtattgacTTTAAATCTGGGAGTGTGCTTCtacttaaggtctcaggttaaATTATACATTGTGCCAATTTGGATgaactaatttattttattaaaaaaaaaaatcataagtgGCCTtccaaataatattttaaaggaAAATTATTGACAAATTAATTACTCATGCAAAATGTAATATTGCTTCCAAAGGTTCACCAACACGTCAATCAACAAATAAATGCACAACAACATAATTTCTTAGGAATATTTCTGTAGATTTTTTATGAGTTTCTCGTGCGTTCAAATTTTATTCATCCGTTACTTAAATAGTAGAagttataaaatgataaatttaaGGAAAATATATCGTGCTCTACATAAGTAACGGATGATATTTGAGAAACTTATTAAGCACAATTTCGCAAAGGCACAAATGGGTTCATGAACCATGCATGCACGTGAAAAACGGTAACAAATTACAATAGGAACAATTGCACAAGGACAAAACCATAACAGGAAGAATGCTGCCAACTGCCAACTGCCACATGCCAACCTTATGTGGGAAccacaaaaaattgaaggagTTTTTCTTGCAGTAGGATCCTATATATCCTACATACATAAATACACAACTCAACTTGCCAAAATCTTTGTAAGTTGGATAAGTTGATCCTTTAGGAAATGACAGAGCATTGGAATCAGACAGCTCTTCTAGTCATAGACATACAGGTAGTTGTTAATATGCTCTGTCTATTTCCTTAGGATGTTTTATTCTTTTGGAGAAACTAAGGATTTTTTACTATCTGGATTTTTTTGCAGAAAGATTTTATAGATGATGAGAGTCCTATACGACTAAAAGGAGGGAAAGATATTGTCCCAAATGTGATCAAGGCTGTTGAGGTTGCTAGACAACGTGGAATTCTCATTGTTTGGGTAATTAATAAATCTTCACtcccttttgtcaaaaaaaaaaaaggtctaacTCTATATGTTCACAATGTAAATTTGtcacattaattaatatttaaaataattatttgggCTCGTGCCTGGATAAGTATTTCTCACATTGTTTGgaagtataaattataattatcttACCTTTCTTGGGACTAATTTATCTTCACTTTTACAATTGagataattatttaattgatatCGTTCGATTaacacaataaaatataaagatgTAACTCGTATTGAACTTACGTCAATCATGTCATTATATTAGTCATAAAGATGAGgaaaatcattaattttttacttGTAAAGAGTATTGTCGATTGTCGTTAAAATTTCTACAAGTGAAGACTGTCCACCGTAGCACTCACCACAAAATGAGTATTATCCTATTCATATGAGGCAATGACACGTTAAATTGAAGGCATGTTAGAGTATCATGTGGAATGTGGCTACATACAATCACTTTGATTTTCTCAATTATAGTCGTTGTCAATATTGTAAGTGTTCTGTGAGTGTTTCATCGTTActaataatctttttttttttttttttgataagccgTTACTAATAATCATTGATTATTCATGGATATATATTAGAGTATATTAGATATGTGTGGGGATGAGAATTTTTCATTATCAATATataattgattaataaaatatatattattatatgcaCATCAAATTATTAGTCTGTTGAATGATAGTTGAGTATTCAAAATTTATGTAAATATTCTGCTAGCAAAGGTGTTTGAAAGTATATAAATTAACATTTGATTCATCCCCTCCCTTATTGGTGTATACTTTAGgattcattatatttttctatatagCATGTATCTCTAGATTCAAGCACATTTATAAGGGATTTAGTTACAAGAAATTAAGGTATTCTACTATTAAGAGGTGTCTTGTGTACCGATAAATACCTATGCATTCTCAAAATAtgtaaagaaaatttaattgttcTACAACCACATCAGGATATGATTGTGTAGACCTCATCAGTTGCAAATATTCAACAAAATAACTCTTAAATTTCTGAACTGTGTCTCTCTCAAATTGTTTTTCAGGTGGTACGCGAACACGATTCCTTAGGAAGAGATGTTGAAATGTTTCGTCGACATCTATACACATCAGGGAATGTCGGTCCAGCAACGAAAGGAAGCGAAGGTGCAGAATTAGTTGACGGTCTCGTCATTAAAGAAGGAGATTATAAACTTGTGAAGACAAGGTTTAGTGCATTCTTTTTTACACACCTTCATTCAGTCCTTCAAGGAGCAGGAATCAATAGTCTAGTGGTCACCGGTGAgtaatttgactttattttatttttttgttatagaaataacttatacatataATTAGTACTATAATAAACGTTTAAGCTACAAGTGTTTCATTAAGtttttttatccaaacaaaCACGACATATAACTTAATTTGTAGGTGTTCAAACTCCAAACTGTATCCGGCAAACTGTCTTTGATGCTGTAGCATTGGACTATCAACATGTGACTGTTCTTGTTGATGCCACAGCAGCAGCAACACCTGATATTCATCTTGGTATGTATTATCAATTTCAACATGTTGCTTTTGAAATCTAATTATGTGACCAAAGTTTATTAGATTCTAACGATGAGCAATAATTGGGTGGTTTCAGCCAATGTGTTTGACATGAAAAATATTGGAGTTGCAACCCCGACATTACAAGAATGGAGTGAATCCAAAGCTTAATCTGTATGGACCTGCATTATGCAACTTTGTGTACCATGTTATGTTCAATTTCAAGACTCAAAGGCATTGATATATTTTGGATATCTGAAATAAAATTATGTACTCCTATATATGCTACTTGGTTGCAACCATAAAATAACATGTTAATTGCACATCAATATATATTAACTGTATTGTCTTTATATCTCTATAATAATCGCACCACTTGATAATGTACCTGAAACTGTATCTTATCTACACATCCAACCACTTCATCTCATGTATAAAATTACTAGCATACTATGCAAAAATCAAAGTCAAGTAAGAGCTTACCAAAGCATTCTCCAAAACTAACATAGGAGGAGCTTGGCCCCAGATTGAAAAACCATATTAAGGTTTTAATGAAAGTCTATTATTGACTTTGAGATTGTCCTTGCGATAAACAATCAACATcatcaaattttcaaaagttactaATTGCATAGTCAGATGATCTTCGTTCCACGAAGTGCATTGCTAAATACTTCCTCCggccctttttataagaaacactttgggaaaaaagttcggtcttttttataagaaactttaaccaattttcaaatgttttaaatgtttaatttcatttatacCCTTagttattatgagagagaatttgaatataagttagttgaattaagagcaattaaataaggatatatatatatatagaatgaatttaaatttttaagagtaGTAGTAAAATACCCGTGCTGTCGCACGGGTGTCGCGCGTTCCGCGCGTTAGGTTTCGTCGGAGTTGTTGAGTCGTGGGGTGCGTTTGGTCGTAGTGTGTGGATCATTATTATCAACCAAATTCAATGTTGCAAGTTGAATTATCTTGTGTAGAAACTGAGATATTAAATTTGGAatcactatttttgttttataaattttagttaGTGATCAATATTGCACTTAAAATAGTTTGGACCGATCAATTAGCTATTTGCATCTTCATGTGTTTTGATCAGCGCATAACTTGTCTCGTGTTTGTTTCGTTGAAAtcactatttttaatttatatattttacttgGTGACAAACATTGCACTTAAAATAGTTTAGACTGATCAATTAGCTATGCATCTTCATGTGTTTTGATCAGCACATAACTTGTCCCGTGTATgatatatttgttttgttctttctaATCAGTAATGGTTgccaattttttgtttcaactatgattttttttaaaagttaattcTCTTGAAACAAAAgatttaacaacaaaatatatgaaataaaggaccaaagtaaAAGTTATTCGgtttcaattcattttttctttaatttttcagatactttgaaaatatctattttcttttctatatttgaaaatatcagttaaaaatcaaaataaaatatcaatggTGGAAAAAATATGCCTTGTTCTATGCAAAGAAAAAACTGTTGTGTttaagtaaagaaaaaaaatgatatcatTGTTATCTACTTACATTTGCTTGATATGTTGAGAAGAGAAAAACCTTCTATCTATTGTTATGTTCGACCACCTGCCTGTTGTCCTTCCTCTTATCAAGCTCCTGTAAAGCTGGTAATCGAAAATTTgcaataattaaaaagaatgaaagaaaaacaacttcTGAGTAGTATTGTAACAGTCTGACAAATTGAGCTGGCATCTGAgtataattgatgaaaataatCACATGATTGAATGCAAGAtggaaaattctatggtgcaGCTCCTTATTTGGACTGTTTTGGTGCAGTCTTAATCTGATCAATGAGAATGGAAGTATTgactaatttttaattatatggtACAAACCACTTATATGGTACCTACCATGTATctttatatcaaataatatttcaattaagTCTCTATcatattaaaagttataaaactaccccaatatttaaattattttttattttaattgtgattgaaaaaaaaaaagaaacaaagtcaGTTACTTTGGCTTTATacgatataaaaaaaaaattgaaacctctcttcatcatcacttccTTTCATCTCTAAGTCTCAAAatcactaaaattaaaaattctcaGTTCTCAAAATCACTTGTGGATGTTACAAGCACAAGCAGACAATTCTCTCCAATATATGAACTTCAACCAATGCACGTACCACCCGTATACCCAATATATGGAATGAGTGTTGGggaaaattcaaattcatgcTATGGTCTGTTACAACAAGTGATGAAATCTGCTAATCAACGTTGAGTATTTCAGATGAAATCTGCTATGGTCTGTTACATCGTGATTAAATTTTGCAGACTTATTTCATGCAAATTATTTAGTTGAACTTTgtagtttattttcaaaaatttgtCTCATTATTAGTTACAACTTGTATTGCGAGATGATATGCTTAATGAATtggcaaaataaaatattcttaaTGGAttggtaaaattaatttttttttaatattaatagtttttttatttttaatctgaatggttttttattttttgttacaaaagagAAATGAATATTAATAGCTGGTCATCAATGAGAAAATTGGTGGTGCCCCTTATTTCGTTTGAAATCTGTTGTTTCGTTTTAAGCTTTAAGTAATAatcaataataatgataataatttaatGTAAATCAAGCCCCAaatgtttaatattaattttttgttgtgaTTATCTGTATATTTAATAGTTGAGTGATTATCTCCTATAATCACTCAACAATTTTCacattaatctttttttttttaacaaacataGTTCggttattataaaataataaataacttcacttttttataaataaaatataaaaacactatttctaccaaataaaataaaataaataaaaacactgATTTTGGTACGAAGTGATAGCATAGATGAAATTTGACAAGAACATGGAATTTGAGCTTAAATTTGTGATACAGATATTGAGATGGTTTTTCaatttgggatttagggttttCTTGATGTTAGAAAGAAAATGGATGTTATCACATATATTATTTAGGGATttaagtatgatttttttttaattgacatattgatggttttttttaggcatgattttttttaattgaaataaattattttttttgtttgtaatttgtaaatgaatatttacttGATGGGGGACTcatatgcaataaataaaagtttgtttaaaaaaagGACTTACCATAGACTTGCGCTGATGTaagaattaaaatgaattttattggttaaaaaaaagacTGCACCAAAACAGTCCAAAAAAGGAATGTACCATAGAATCTCCCATGCAAGATACCCCATTTCTCAGCAAGTTTTGACTGGACAGGAATTCTAGAGAAATTGCTTGATGAAGTAAAAATAAATCCTGCAGATGAAGAATTATACATGCATTAGTAAATGATTTTAAGGTTTTAAGGTGAAAAGTGAACCTCATTTAGCTGATAAAGTGAGAACAAAATGTGTATCTCATGAAAAGATGCTAACATCAAATGATAGGCTCAAAATcttaattgaaacaaaaaaaatggtcCAAATGATTTGTTGTGAAAAGATGCTAACACCCAATGATAGGATCACACAAGTTTAAAATGAGTTGTTTGTTAGTAAAGTACCTTTGTTTCGCCACTTTCTTTTGGTAAAATCTGAGGACAACGCCCACTCATAACTGCTATGAACTAACATGTATCAGAACTTCAGAACCAATACATAAAAGCAGCAGGAACACAACACAATACTATGTGTCTCTTAATATTGAAGTATCCTAGGACTAACACAGATTTTGTTTGCATGGTTTGCAATTTACATGCAGCATTGCATTGTGAAAAGCAAATAGCTAAATGCTTaaacaaaatcaaagaaaatGTTCTTACAGAATCCTTAGAGGCAGTGGTATAAAACTGGTCAGAAGAACATAAGAGTTGCATCTCAATGGCGGTGGACATCGTAGTCAGGGGCGGATCCAGTGTGGTGGCAGCCGGCAGGGGGTGCACCTGCACACcctgaaatttgaaaaattgaactaataatcttatttttttgcattttgaCCACACtgaattttttagtttgcaCCTTGAGTCTAAAGATTTTTCACTTAGACCCCAGTATCTATCACCTCATTTATGACTATCTGACACAAACTTTACCTTTCTGTTTCAATAGTAGCACTAGCAGAGGCGCatgcttttttctttcttttctttttttttttctccatattactattgtttattgtttatttaatgattaATATACTACTTATAATAATCCCAAAATAATGAATGTTGGGGATCGAACAGGTGTTCCATATGTTAATAAAAAAGGTTATTGCCACCAAACTACAATGATAATAAAGTTTAAGTCtcacaaatttaatatatattattcactccatttttttaaggcaaaaacTAACATATATCCTTAGGACATTTGTTAGTGTACTATTAAAAGaactttttatttctatttaacCGTTATTTTGGTAGTTTAaagttataatttattaattatatttttattctttcaaTAGCTCATActtcatatttttcatgaaattaattcttcttttttaataactatataCCTTTTTCAAAATGAGGGTAgaatagaaacaaaaaattccaaaaattcaCTATCTTAGTTTGAGAGCTTTATACACATTATGTCCGGAAAATTGCGAGTATAAACGCTCTGAATTGTATTTATGAGACAAAATAATAGTCAtttaatatgataaa
Coding sequences within it:
- the LOC123893710 gene encoding probable inactive nicotinamidase At3g16190, which produces MTEHWNQTALLVIDIQKDFIDDESPIRLKGGKDIVPNVIKAVEVARQRGILIVWVVREHDSLGRDVEMFRRHLYTSGNVGPATKGSEGAELVDGLVIKEGDYKLVKTRFSAFFFTHLHSVLQGAGINSLVVTGVQTPNCIRQTVFDAVALDYQHVTVLVDATAAATPDIHLANVFDMKNIGVATPTLQEWSESKA